From Candidatus Neomarinimicrobiota bacterium, the proteins below share one genomic window:
- the groES gene encoding co-chaperone GroES: MALKVKPLADRVVVEPAPAEEVSTGGIILPDTAQEKPQQGTIIAAGPGKVSDTGNAIAMEVKKGDKILYGKYSGTEFAFEGTDYLIMRESDILAVL, encoded by the coding sequence ATGGCTCTAAAAGTTAAGCCTTTGGCTGATCGTGTTGTCGTTGAACCGGCTCCGGCTGAAGAAGTTTCCACTGGTGGAATCATTCTTCCCGATACAGCTCAGGAAAAACCACAACAAGGTACAATAATTGCGGCAGGTCCCGGAAAAGTTTCCGATACCGGCAATGCAATTGCAATGGAAGTAAAGAAAGGTGATAAAATCCTCTATGGTAAATATAGCGGAACAGAATTTGCCTTTGAAGGAACAGATTATCTTATCATGCGCGAGAGCGATATTCTCGCTGTCTTATAA